Proteins co-encoded in one Natronorubrum daqingense genomic window:
- a CDS encoding DUF5786 family protein — MSMGAYDEDEHERREQQASKVDADFDDERTIYHGTVEYDSGESAEDLLDQFEQIKSD, encoded by the coding sequence ATGTCAATGGGTGCCTATGACGAAGATGAACACGAGCGGCGCGAGCAGCAGGCGTCGAAGGTCGACGCCGATTTCGACGACGAGCGGACGATCTATCACGGAACGGTCGAGTACGACTCCGGTGAGTCTGCGGAGGATCTCCTCGATCAGTTCGAGCAGATAAAATCCGACTGA
- a CDS encoding DUF7561 family protein — translation MARDSCDGCGRTVSVAGGIANVWTFGDGAEGTAITLELADGTEHLLCYPCLEELPDEPTADDVARLEQVDAETSQLVID, via the coding sequence ATGGCACGGGACTCCTGTGACGGCTGCGGACGGACGGTTTCTGTCGCCGGCGGCATCGCCAACGTCTGGACGTTCGGCGACGGCGCGGAGGGCACCGCGATCACGCTCGAACTCGCGGACGGGACGGAGCACCTGCTGTGTTATCCCTGTCTCGAGGAGCTTCCCGACGAGCCGACCGCCGACGACGTCGCCCGGCTCGAACAGGTCGATGCGGAGACGTCGCAATTAGTGATCGACTGA